CCTGGACCTGCTGCCTCCCgaccaggaggaggaggaggaggaggacggggaggaggctgcagcaggagcagggggggTTCTGATCGGCCTGAACCCCCTCCCCGACGTGAAGGTGAACGACCTGCGGAGCGCGCTGGAGGCGCGGCTGAGCCGGGTGGCCGAGGGCGCGCAGCACCTGGTGCGCAGCCGCCACATccagcaggtgacacaggacaCCAGCCCGTGACAGtgtgcctgtgctctgcagggagggctcggCCTCACTGAGCGTGGAGAGATCCGAGCCAGCTGCACCTTGCTGGACGCAGTGCTGGGATCCACGGGATCTCCTTGGATCCCTGAGCACCACCCTGGGGTGTGCCTGCGGGTGGCCAAGGAGATGGTGGCACTGGAAGTGAcattcctgctgtcccctgccttCCAGAGCTGCCATGCACCTCGGCTCCCTGCCAGGCCAATGCTTCAAGGAGcttttccagcatctcattcaCATCCAATTGCCTTCTCCAGCcatctcccagctcctctcagaAGCAGGAAGGGGCTCCAtggcccagctgtgctgaggggGCCTGGGATCCATCCTCACCTCGGGAAGGGCTTTACCCCAGAGAGGCCGTGAGCTGAGGACCAGCAGAGCCAGCGCCCCAGTGCTGGACTGGGAGCAGAGCCTCATTTGTCTGGGCCACAGTGGTGGTTTAGGAACCTCATTTAGTAGAAACGCTGCCTTAACTGGGCACAACTGCTGTTgtgctgcctctctcccagggatggggttcCTTGGCACACACTGGGatcacacagagctctgccccctctgcccttcctggtgctcctctctgtgctctccagcTCCATTTTCCCCTCTCAAAAGTGCATTAAGAAGCTCAACTTCCCCATGACCCTTCCCAACCCAGCTTGATTCTCCTGCCAGAAGTGAGTGGTTTGGGAGAAAGCATGGCAGGGCCAGATGGATCCAGAGGCTCCACCTGCCCCTGCCTGTGTTCCCTGTGCTCTTCCCAGCCTCCCCCCGCCCTCTTCTGCATCCAGACAGGTCCCTGCTCCACCTCTGGGAATTTCTTTGGTGAGTGAAGAAGGGAGGAGCTTCCCCAAGAGCTCTGTGTTGTTTCAGGCTCCCCGTGATTCACCCCTTcgggttttttgggttttgtgtttttacaTCCCGACCTGCGAATGTACAGAATTCAGTCCCAAAGCTGTCCCTAGACCGGCTGAGaattcccagcctggagccctcAGACCTCATCACTGTGGTGGCTTTTCTATCCCGACCTCCAAATGTCTTTGGCGACCTCGAGTCTGTCTCCAGTGggcccctgcagagctggcacgGGGTGGGACTGTCCCCACCTGGTGCTCCCGGGGTGTCACAGCCCAGAGTGACAGGGAAGCCACCTGGGGAGTCCTTTGGGAAGACCCCCCAGAACGCTGTGGCCTTAAACCCCCCGAACCCAACGAGCTTCTCCATTAACGCTGTCGTCAAGCACAAGCGGCACGGCCGGGAGGCGGGGACGGGCTCTGGAGCTCCAGGGCTGTCCCGGGACAGGGATCCGGGCTGTGGCACATCCACATCCAGCCTTCCCTTCCTGCGGTGCCAGGGAGCCCGATCGGCTccttgtgccctgtgctgccgGCTCCGGCCCCGCGGGGGCACCGCCGCCCGTTCGTTGATCTGTGTGTGAACAGAAGGGACCAAAGATGCTCCTGACATTGATGCTCCTGACattcctgctctgggaatgccGCGGGCACCCCGGCCTGGGCGGCAGCCGCCTTGTCCCGCCGGGATCGGCTCCCCGGGGCGCGGGGGACGCTGGCACGGAGAGCCCGGAGTGCGGGCTGAGCCCATCAATAAAATAAGCTGAAGCATTCTgatctgaattattttcttttttaataaataaaaatagatctGTGACCTTCACCCAGCCCGGCGCTGAGCCTGCTCCAGGCCGGGGAGCGGCTGGGCAGCTCCGGGACCGGGAGGGGCACCGTCATTTGGGGACAATCCGGTGCTTGGAGGGTCTCGTTCCCCACCAGCGGCTCCGGGGTCACTTGGGCGTCGCCTTTGCCTGCAAAGAGCCGCGGTCAGGACGGGCCCAGGCCGCCGCCATCCGCCAGCACGGGGACCGGGACAGGGCACGGGGAGCGGGACCGGGCACTGGGACCGGGACAGAGCCGTACCGCGCGGGCGAAGCACTCCCGCAGCGCCTGGAACTCCTGCAGGCACGCGTCCCGCCGCAGCTCCGCCggtcccgccgccgccgccgccacgcACCGCCCGTAGGCCGCGGCCTGCGGGATCATACGGGACGGGAGCGGGGGCATCGGGACCCCCTGCAGCCGCCCCCCTGTGCCCCGCCTGCCCCGGAGCCGCCCTCCCGTGTGCCCCCACCGGCCCCACCTGGTCCCCGCAGGCCGCCAGCGCCGCCGGGAAGCGCCGCAGCCGCGCCCGCGCCCGCAGCCACACTCCGCGCCCCGACATCGCCTCACGCACGGGCGCCGCCATGCCCGGGCGGCCGCGATTGGCTGCCCGTCCCGCTCGTCACACATCGCGCTAGTCTATTGGACAGAGCCAACCAAAACCACGCCCCTTGAATTGGGCATTCGGCGCGGGCGGCTCTGATTGGTGGAAATGCCGGTTGTTTACTTCCCGCCTCCTTCGGGCGTCAATATCATGAGGCTCTTCCGCCTGGAGCCCCGCCCTCTCTCACGGATGATTGGTTGAACGGCAGAGCTTCGCCCTTTTATTGGTGGAAATCAACTTCCGGGGGGCGGTTCCCTGAGGCCGCCGGgggagcgggcagggccggTGCCGGCAGTGTCATGGCGGCGCCGCTGCGGGACCGGCTGAGTTTCCTGAGCCGGGTACGGACCGGGGCTTTTAGGGGGTGCGGGGGGGCTGCCGGGGCGTGACGCCACTGCTCACCCGCCACGTCATCGCTGCACCCCCACTCGCTTCTGCAGCGGCCTCACTCCGCCCTgaccgggccgggcccggcccgggtCCTCGCTCCGGTCCCCAGCACCGGGGAACGGCCCAGGTCCGCCCCCTCTCACGCcgccccctcctcctccagctgcccgTGTTGCTGCGGGGCACGGCCGACGACGAGACCCCGTGCCCAGGGTACCTGTTCGAGGAGATCGCCAGTATCCTTCGGGGAGCCGGGGGGCACCGGGCAGGGAAGGGATcccggggcagggaggggatccCGGGGCAGGGTGAGCTccccggggctgctccaggccctggtgggctttgggctggctgggggcaGCCGTGGGGCTGTGGGGTCTGGCTGGGACCCTGTGAGGGGCTGAATTCCCAGCACTCGCGGCTGCTGCTGTTCTCCGATCCCGGCTGGATCCATAACCCGTGCCCAGAGATCTCCCACGAGTCCCCCGGGAGCAGCCAGTGCCTGCTGGAGCATCTGCTCACAcggctgcagagcagctcctgccacgTCAAGTTGAAGGTGGGTTCGTGTTTGGGGTGAGGGGATGGACCCCCCcgctgcagggagggcagctgtGACTTGTCCTTGTCCCCCGAGGCAGGTGCTGAAGATCCTGCTGCACACCTGCTCGCAGGGCTCGCCGCagtttgtgctgcagctgaagagGAACGCCAGCTTCATCCGGGAGGCTGCGGGTAACGGCCTGGGGGGACGGGGCAGAGCAGCAATGGGGGGCTGAGACCCCAGAatggctcctgctgtgccaggagcagggtcCTACCTTGCCTGGGAGCGTCCCCCACCCTCCCCTCCGTGTGTCCGCAGTGTTCTCCGGGCCCCCAGACCCCCTCCACGGCAACAGCTTGAACCAGAAGGTGCGGGCGGCGGCGcaggtgggtgctgcagggacagggcagcccccagccccctgctcGGGGACCCTGGggttcccagcactgccaacacTCCTCTCTCTGTGTCTCAATTCCACAGGACCTGGCCAGCATTCTGTTCTCGGATGCCCcgctgccacagcccctggcactgcccgcCCGGCCCCCGGCTCCTACTGGTGAGTAGAGCCCCCCAAGCCAGGCCCTCGCTCAGGGGGACAGGGAcgcagcagcagaggggaccCTGGGTGCCTGTGCCCCCCTGACAttccctgtgcctccccagggatgggctccagccccagcccctgtggctccctgcagggattCGGCTTCAGCAGTGACAAGAGCGGCTCCGGTGAGTCCTGGCCGGGCCCTCGCTGGGTCCCCTCCTGCTGAGAACTGGGGCAGGGCCGTGGGGGTCACTCTGTGTCCTCTGAGCTCCCAGAGTTCCCTCAGCCCCCTTTCTGGGGTGCTGGGGTGATCCCGTGGCGCTGGGCTCCCCCGACAGCCCAATCTCTGCAGCTTCCACAGGAGAGgccctgctgagcagcctgCAGCGGGCGGCCGAGGCCGTGGCCCAGGCCGTGCTCCCGGCTCCGGGGGGACCCCGGCGGCCCCGTGGGGACCTCCCCGAGGACACCTACGAGCCCGTCCGAGCTCCGTCCCCCGCCGGCaacccggccccgccgcccccggcccctccTGCACCGCGTGCGTCCCGAGGTGGGTCCcgggggggggtttgggggtccccaGCCGTTCTGGGGGACTtggggagcccagctgagcagcgctgtccctgcagtgagcCACCAGGCCGGGCAGGCCgggggaggctgggaggaggcagagagCGGGCACAGCTCCCGCGAGTCCTCGCAGGGCCACGAGCGCGGCCGCGCCTCCGACTCGGGCAGCAAATCCGGCAGCGACAGCCGGGAGCTGAGCCACGGGGCTGACAGGTGAGAGGGGCCGGgggggctgtcccagctgcatCCCCAGAGACCCTCTGCTCATTTCCCACACCTGTGGTCCGGAGTGCCCggcactgctggctgtgctccctctggGGTGTTTGTCCTGCCGGCCGTGGGTGGGCGGAGCTCAGGGTGggggtccctgtgtgccagcGGTGTGCAGGGaccccaggaggagcagcaggtggCCCCTGTCCTCACGgggtgtgtccccagcagggtgGACGCTGACAGCCCGGGTGACTGCCgcagggagctgagcctggTGTCGGGACTGACGCGTGGGGCCAGGGTCTTCCTCACCAGGGAGGAAGCTCAGCACTTCCTCAAGGAGTGAGTGTCAggtgctccctggggctggggggcttcAGCTCCCTTTCCTGGCTGCCCAGGCCAGGACtctggggtgggaaggggctgcaggtgactGTGGCCCCGTCCCTGGGCAGGTGTGGGCTCCTGAACTGTGAggtggtgctggagctgctgggccgGGCGCTGGAGGATCCCAGTGACAGCGTCCGCATGGTGAGCACGGGGgctcccctggcagggctggggtggtgTTTGGGGGCCTGCCAGCTCAGTTGCCCTTCCCCACAGAGGTCCATGTGTGCCATCTCTGCCCTCGGCTGCTCCGAcctgctctccccagagcagatCCTTGCTGTGACCCAGCAGCGCCTGCAGCACCTCAGCCAAGGCAGCCCTGGGCCCGTGGCCAACCGAGCTACAAAGGTGActctggggacatccctgtgcccaGTCCCTTGGGTgggggctcctggcacaggtgtGACAGCCCTCGGGGACACACAGCCCTTGGGCGTGGCTCTGTGATTGTGCCAGAGGGGTGGTTGGGCTGAGTTTCCCAGGGCGGGATGATGCTCCCTCTGAGccctgggacatggggacagtccctgtgcCTGGGAGGTGCCAGGCTGATCCCCTTTGCCGATGCTCCTCTCACTGTGCCCACCCCCATCC
The genomic region above belongs to Ammospiza nelsoni isolate bAmmNel1 chromosome 19, bAmmNel1.pri, whole genome shotgun sequence and contains:
- the NDUFAF8 gene encoding NADH dehydrogenase [ubiquinone] 1 alpha subcomplex assembly factor 8, with translation MSGRGVWLRARARLRRFPAALAACGDQAAAYGRCVAAAAAGPAELRRDACLQEFQALRECFARAAKATPK
- the TEPSIN gene encoding AP-4 complex accessory subunit tepsin; this translates as MAAPLRDRLSFLSRLPVLLRGTADDETPCPGYLFEEIAKISHESPGSSQCLLEHLLTRLQSSSCHVKLKVLKILLHTCSQGSPQFVLQLKRNASFIREAAVFSGPPDPLHGNSLNQKVRAAAQDLASILFSDAPLPQPLALPARPPAPTGMGSSPSPCGSLQGFGFSSDKSGSASTGEALLSSLQRAAEAVAQAVLPAPGGPRRPRGDLPEDTYEPVRAPSPAGNPAPPPPAPPAPRASRVSHQAGQAGGGWEEAESGHSSRESSQGHERGRASDSGSKSGSDSRELSHGADRVDADSPGDCRRELSLVSGLTRGARVFLTREEAQHFLKECGLLNCEVVLELLGRALEDPSDSVRMRSMCAISALGCSDLLSPEQILAVTQQRLQHLSQGSPGPVANRATKMLRQFEALCRAQPSPRAPRPPSAPSAGDLLMDIPAVASESFLTPLSPAPSPVPPAAPPEEPGLASEPTGTAVPACPCQQDGGSRLAGDMAAPRLSLFAGMELVACPGTMLQPHSPPAEPQALSRPQDGDTDGGTDTDGGTDTDSTLQPSAFAFLNM